CTGCGGCGTCCTGCTTCAGATAAAAGTACAGATACAGCAGCCCCATGGCGAGCAGCGAAATCACATCGAACGCGCGGTTGTTGGTGATGGCGACCAGGTGTAAAAACGCCGGGTCGGTGGCCAGATGGCGGTTAAAGAAGAAGAAAATCGCCGAATCCAGGGTAAACCAGCCGCCGTGATTGGCCGGCAGGAACCAGGACAGAAACAGCGCAACGCCCAGTAAGTTGAAGAAGAGAATGAGGGGTAAATTGCGGCGTGTCATGACATAACCTGTTGGAAAAATGAAAACGAAATAAAACCCGGCAGCCCTGCGGCATCCGGGGGGCAACGGTACGGGGTTTAACTTAAACGAATCTTAAACAAGGCGGATTGCAGGGCATTCCAATCGACATTTTCGCTGTGGATAAGCTCAATTCGGCTGTCGAGCGGCGCGACCGGGCGGGTTTCGATGTTGAGATCCTGCCCCTGACGATTGATCAGCAATGTGCCTTCGGGGATGCGTACCACGCCTTTGGCGCGTTCGACCGGCGCGAGTCGCACCCATTCCATGAAGCCGACGGTGTCGAACCGGGTATCGCCGTCAAAAATCCAGCCGCAGCTGGTGAAGCCTTGCCCTTCATTCAACGCTCGCCGCCAGCGGGCGTGCTCTGGCAGCCGCAGCGCCGCCAGCCCCTGCTTTTTCGCCTGACCATGATGATGCTGCGCGTCCGGCAATTCTGTACGATTCGTGCGCGGAAGTGACAACAGCGCGACATCCGCTTCGCCTTGCGCGATGGCGTAGCAGGGCCGCTGCAGCGGGTCTTGCGCCTTCCAGGCCTCCAGCGCCAGCCAGTCTTCCGGCCGGTAGGTATCGCTTTTGCTGGCTAAAATAATGTCGGCCGCGGCCAGCTGATCGCGGAAGTTTTCGTTGTCGCGGTAGCGGGGCTGGCTGAGCTGGCGGGCATCCAGCAGGCACAGGGTGGCCTGCAGATCGATCCAGCCGGCATAGCTCTCCTGGGTCAGCAGCGACAGGATTTGTTTCGGATGCCCGAGCCCGGTCGGCTCGATCAGCAGCCGATCCGGTTTGGCCTGCTGCAACAGCATATTCAAGCCCACCTGCATCGGCAGGCCGTTGACGCAGCACATGCAGCCACCGGGGATCTCTTTGAGCACCGCGCCGCTGTCCGCCAGCAGCGCGCCGTCGATGCCGATCTCACCGAATTCATTGACCAATACCGCCCAGCGTTCATGTTCGGGCTTATGAGCCAGCAAATGGCGGATAGTGGTGGTTTTGCCGCTGCCGAGGAAACCGGTAATCAAATTGGTTTTAGTCATTAATAATTCCTGGCGCAAAAATTAACCTGCTTAATAAATGAGTTACGCAGCCGTGTCGGTGAAACGGCCGCGATTTAATTTGTGCTCTATCTCGCAAATTTTGCACGTCACCATGCGCTTTTCAACCGACAAAATCCACCGTTTATAACAAGAAAATTCTTAGATAAAACCCTGTATTAGATGCGGTTAACTTTTGTTAGTAGCTTGTTTTTACATTGTTAATGACGAGATTAACGATCAAATCTCGTCCCTTTCCTTGCGATTATTCCTAACAAGATCCTCTATGGTTAAATTGGCTTAACTAAAAATGAGGTTGCCATGAATACCTTTCGGTTATTTTTGATCGTAGGAATGTTGTTTTCATGGACGGCAGTGAGTCAGGCAGGAGTGGCCGGCGGGGTAATTCGCTTCGTCGGTTCTATCGTTGAAAGTCCTTGCACGGTCAATATTGCAGATTCTAAGGCGAATACGCAATGTTACCGCAACGGCCAGCGTTATCAGGCCCAGCAAGCGTTGTCAGGTTTTGATACTACACGCAAAGAACTTCCGCTAAATCTAGGCACAACCGAAATGAAGTGGGTAGACCAACAGAAGAAACTCGCTGTTATGACGGTCGTTTATCGTTAAGTCGTTCCGCCATGCCGGCGTAACGTTACGCCGGCATGGTTATTCTCGGCCCTGCAGGCTCCTCACCGCATCACCCATTCCTTCACCGTTTCACGCGCGCCGCGATCGCGCAGCGATAAATAGGCTTGCGTCACCGTTTCGCTAAACGCCGCATGCGCCGCCAGCGTTTCGCCGAATACCGATTTCAACGCCAATAGCGCCGCTACGCGCCGTCGATCGTCCGTTGTGGCGGCGATCGTCTGCTGCAGCACGTCTGCCAGCGGATCGCGAATGTCGATCGGCTCACCGGCGTCATCGACGCCGCCGACGTAACGCATCCAGCCCGCCACGCCCAGCGCCAGCCCGCTATAGTCGCCGCCGTGCCGCAGATGCCAGCGCACGGCATCCAGCAGCCGCTGCGGCAGCTTCTGCGTGCCGTCCATGGCGATCTGCCAGGTGAGGTGTTGCAGCGCCGGATTGCTGAAGCGCGCGATAAGCTGTGCGGCATAATCGGGCAGGCTGATGCCGGTGACGCTCAGCGTTGGCGCCTGTTCGTCCAGCATCAACCGCAGGGCGGCGCGGCGGTAGTGCTCGTCCGCCATGCACTCGTTGATATAGCGGTAGCCGCCCAGGTAGCCTAAGTAAGCCAGGAACGAGTGGCTGCCGTTCAGCATGCGCAGCTTCATGTGTTCAAACGGCAGCACATCGCTGACCAACTGGGCGCCGGCCAACTCCCACGCCGGGCGTCCGGCGGTGAAGTTGTCTTCCACCACCCATTGAATGAAGGGCTCGCAGGCGATGGCGCATTCGTCGCGCACGCCGCCCAGCGCGGCGGCGATCTCATCCAGCGTGGCCGGCGTGGCGGCCGGCACGATGCGATCCACCATGGTGCAGGGGAAGGTGGCGGCGGTGGCGATCCAGTCGGCGAGCGACGGATCCCGCGCCTGCGCCAGATCGAGCACCGCCCGGCGCAACACGTGGCCGTTCTCCGGAATATTGTCGCAGGAAAGCAGGGAGAAGGCGGACAGGCCGCGTTCGCGCCGCAGCCGCAGCGTTTCCACCAAAATGCCGGGCGCGGTCTGCGGCTGATGCGGCCACGCCAGATCGGCGACGATCCCCGAATGCTGTCTGTCCAGCCGTCCGCTGCCGGGCTCGATGCAGTAGCCTTTTTCGGTGATGGTCATCGAGACGATCGCCACCTGCGGTTCGGCCAGCTTCTCCAGCACCGCGGCGATGCCCTCCAGTTTGCGGTGCAGGCTCTCATGCACCGCGCCGATCACGATGGCCTGATGGCCGTCCGCGCCTTTCTCCAGCACGCTGTACAGATGATCCTGTTGCCGCAGCGCCTCAAACAGCGGCACGCCGCCGGAAAGACTGATCTCGCAAATGCCCCAGTCGCCGCCGTGGGCGTTCAGCACCCGATCGGTCAGCAGCGCCTGATGCGCGCGGTGGAACGCGCCGAAACCCAGGTGCACGATACGGCTGCGCAGGGCCCGGCGATCATAATTCGGTTGCCGGACGGCGCCCGGCAGCGGGGTGTTGGCGATCGTATTCATCTCATCTCCAAAGCGAATAGATAGCTGGCGGGCCACTTGCGTCAAGTTAGCAGACCAGTTTGCCGACGCATGGACAGCGGGGCGCCGGCGATAAAAAACTGCCACCAGTCTAAAGTTGTCGGCAGGTTAAGGGAATTGGTCAGGCCAAAATAAGCCAGAATCGTGAAGCGGATCAACCAATGAACGGTTCAATTTTGACAGCGCGCGGCGAAAGAGTAAGTTAAAGCTAGCTGACATCTAAATTAAACTGGTATAACAACATCGCGATGCGAGACAGGCATAAGGACACAACATGGAACAAACATGGCGTTGGTATGGCCCGAACGATCCGGTCTCTTTGGATGACGTGCGTCAGGCCGGGGCAACCGGGGTGGTCACGGCGCTGCACCATATTGCGAACGGCGAAGTCTGGCCGATCGACGAGATCCGCGCGCGGCAGGCGCTGCTGGCGGAAAAGGGGCTGGTGTGGTCGGTGGTGGAGAGCGTGCCGGTACATGAGGAGATCAAAACCCACAGCGGCGACTGGCGGCGGTACATCGCCAATTACCAGCAGTCACTGCGCAATCTGGCGGCCTGCGGCATCGACACCGTTTGCTACAACTTCATGCCGATCCTCGACTGGA
Above is a window of Serratia nematodiphila DZ0503SBS1 DNA encoding:
- a CDS encoding CobW family GTP-binding protein gives rise to the protein MTKTNLITGFLGSGKTTTIRHLLAHKPEHERWAVLVNEFGEIGIDGALLADSGAVLKEIPGGCMCCVNGLPMQVGLNMLLQQAKPDRLLIEPTGLGHPKQILSLLTQESYAGWIDLQATLCLLDARQLSQPRYRDNENFRDQLAAADIILASKSDTYRPEDWLALEAWKAQDPLQRPCYAIAQGEADVALLSLPRTNRTELPDAQHHHGQAKKQGLAALRLPEHARWRRALNEGQGFTSCGWIFDGDTRFDTVGFMEWVRLAPVERAKGVVRIPEGTLLINRQGQDLNIETRPVAPLDSRIELIHSENVDWNALQSALFKIRLS
- a CDS encoding type 1 fimbrial protein, with the translated sequence MNTFRLFLIVGMLFSWTAVSQAGVAGGVIRFVGSIVESPCTVNIADSKANTQCYRNGQRYQAQQALSGFDTTRKELPLNLGTTEMKWVDQQKKLAVMTVVYR
- a CDS encoding mannitol dehydrogenase family protein; translation: MNTIANTPLPGAVRQPNYDRRALRSRIVHLGFGAFHRAHQALLTDRVLNAHGGDWGICEISLSGGVPLFEALRQQDHLYSVLEKGADGHQAIVIGAVHESLHRKLEGIAAVLEKLAEPQVAIVSMTITEKGYCIEPGSGRLDRQHSGIVADLAWPHQPQTAPGILVETLRLRRERGLSAFSLLSCDNIPENGHVLRRAVLDLAQARDPSLADWIATAATFPCTMVDRIVPAATPATLDEIAAALGGVRDECAIACEPFIQWVVEDNFTAGRPAWELAGAQLVSDVLPFEHMKLRMLNGSHSFLAYLGYLGGYRYINECMADEHYRRAALRLMLDEQAPTLSVTGISLPDYAAQLIARFSNPALQHLTWQIAMDGTQKLPQRLLDAVRWHLRHGGDYSGLALGVAGWMRYVGGVDDAGEPIDIRDPLADVLQQTIAATTDDRRRVAALLALKSVFGETLAAHAAFSETVTQAYLSLRDRGARETVKEWVMR